In Daphnia magna isolate NIES linkage group LG7, ASM2063170v1.1, whole genome shotgun sequence, a single genomic region encodes these proteins:
- the LOC116926154 gene encoding LOW QUALITY PROTEIN: hydroxylysine kinase (The sequence of the model RefSeq protein was modified relative to this genomic sequence to represent the inferred CDS: deleted 1 base in 1 codon) — protein MDKEGEILLKPGQQIKPYVPNEVVHQLAHNLYNLEVVTIKELNSYDDKNFHITVKDNSHLPDVNDACPFGYVMKVLNSLDSRAHNLIDAQNEMMLYLGNKGLPCPKPVKNVHGKSMSLENLKIQISEPLDVAAAKDHPTGQYIVRLLSFVPGKILHSVPYTKELFFQVGELVAKTDLALAGFKHDGIKGVDRIWNLNAVPKLTDFVYAIEDEQKRSLSVAVIDNFKSNVLPLLEPLERGPIHGDFNEQNILVTEEEGQPGKFYLSGILDFGDVHINFYLFELAIAICYMMIECQSMNILDAPGHVLAGYNRFRLIPENEFTLLKDCIAARLSQSLVLGAYSYSQNPDPYLLTTSQRGWQCLKMLWDCPKDELNKRWRDIMNSYVNC, from the exons ATGGATAAAGAGGGTGAAATTCTACTGAAACCCGGTCAACAGATTAAGCCATACGTTCCAAATGAGGTTGTTCATCAGCTGGCCCACAATTTGTACAATCTCGAAGTGGTTACCATCAAAGAATTGAACAGCTATGACGATAAAAATTTCCACATTACG GTTAAAGATAACAGCCACTTGCCTGATGTCAATGATGCATGTCCGTTCGGCTATGTCATGAAAGTACTGAATTCTCTTGATTCCCGAGCGCACAATCTCATCGATGCACAGAACGAAATGATGCTTTACTTGG gtAACAAAGGACTGCCATGTCCGAAGCCCGTGAAAAATGTTCACGGGAAAAGCATGTCGCTGGAAAACCTGAAAATTCAGATAAGCGAACCGTTAGATG TTGCTGCTGCCAAGGATCACCCCACTGGCCAGTATATTGTGCGGCTGTTGTCCTTCGTCCCTGGGAAAATTCTGCATAGTGTTCCATACACGAAAGAACTGTTCTTTCAAGTTGGAGAATTGGTCGCCAAAACAGATCTCGCCTTGGCG GGATTTAAACATGATGGAATCAAAGGGGTTGACCGTATTTGGAATTTAAACGCAGTTCCAAAACTTACCGACTTTGTTTATGCGATCGAAGACGAGCAGAAACGTTCGCTGTCAGTTGCAGTTATTGATAATTTCAAATCCAACGTTCTGCCTCTTTTGGAACCTCTTGAAAGGGGTCCAATTCACGGGGACTTCAATGAACAGAACATTTTAG TGACGGAAGAGGAAGGCCAGCCaggaaaattttatttatccGGAATCCTGGATTTTGGAGATGTTCACATCAACTTCTACCTTTTTGAACTAGCCATTGCTATTTGTTACATGATGATCGAATGTCAATCCATGAACATATTGGATGCACCTGGTCACGTCTTGGCCGGTTACAATCGATTTCGGCTCATTCCTGAAAACGAATTCACCTTGTTAAAg GACTGTATTGCAGCC AGATTAAGTCAATCCCTTGTTTTGGGTGCTTATTCTTATTCACAAAACCCGGATCCCTATCTGTTAACTACGTCTCAAAGAGGTTGGCAATGCCTCAAGATGCTTTGGGATTGTCCAAAAGATGAGTTAAACAAACGCTGGCGAGACATCATGAATAGTTATGTAAACTGCTGA
- the LOC116926809 gene encoding LOW QUALITY PROTEIN: probable glutamate receptor (The sequence of the model RefSeq protein was modified relative to this genomic sequence to represent the inferred CDS: deleted 1 base in 1 codon) gives MRTVLWIGFAILSIVPCSCRKINNHLRIASYFNPLANLSGVPVNKIGVIEYYLLDMLAQYLNFTYEIHVPSDVPQLGSPDQTKGNGSWTGVLGQLVRDEVDMSISFGPSFYSRHLIVDVSVSIILDDISIVVPYPQQDTNAAGYLYAFDLATWITMILSFSCGSLAIWVVALVQKKGEQNLPTILMFITAVSLGQGGYLKQYSQYSSASRLIQGAVLLALLVVSYSFCGFVTSMITSPRYEFVVRSIEDVVENENIRPLIIKESSTQVEFEDSSNPIFQEAYKRIKANPKLLIPSSSEFVDVLLSNPHDVLIMSNLLADSEIEKDFKRHRVCRATVLPKVVNDRTNSLFLQKDSPYTATINRLLLLLRQAGLSDYLDTTYDTFASRCYINERKLRSSKRDRRTSPLTLYDLRGIFRTFAYLFLCCFIAFLCELIVGKCCQFLCRSV, from the exons ATGAGGACGGTTCTTTGGATTGGCTTTGCAATCCTGTCGATTGTCCCGTGCTCCTGCCGCAAAATCAATAACCATCTTCGCATCGCGTCTTATTTC AATCCTCTCGCTAATTTATCGGGTGTGCCTGTCAATAAAATCGGAGTGATTGAGTATTACCTGCTCGACATGCTCGCGCAATACCTGAACTTTAC GTACGAAATCCACGTTCCCTCTGACGTTCCTCAGTTGGGCTCACCTGACCAAACCAAAGGCAACGGCTCCTGGACGGGAGTGCTGGGCCAACTTGTGCGCGAC GAAGTGGACATGTCCATTTCATTTGGTCCATCGTTTTATTCCAGACATTTGATTGTCGACGTTAGCGTATCAATCATCCTTGACGACATATCGATTGTGGTGCCCTATCCGCAGCAAGATACCAATGCAGCAGGTTATCTTTATGCTTTCGATCTTGCG ACATGGATAACTATGATCCTATCGTTTTCGTGCGGATCTTTGGCAATTTGGGTTGTGGCTCTGgtccaaaaaaaaggagaacagAATCTACCAACAATACTAATGTTTATCACCGCAGTTAGTTTAGGACAAG GAGGATATCTCAAACAATACTCACAATATTCATCAGCTTCACGGTTGATCCAAGGCGCTGTCCTTCTCGCATTGCTAGTGGTGTCGTACTCGTTCTGT GGATTCGTCACATCAATGATAACCAGCCCTAGATACGAATTCGTTGTTCGTTCTATCGAAGACGTggtggaaaatgaaaatatccGGCCACTCATCATTAAAGAATCGAGCACGCAGGTCGAATTTGAG GATTCGAGTAACCCAATTTTTCAAGAGGCATATAAGCGTATAAAAGCTAATCCAAAGCTACTCATTCCATCATCGAGTGAATTCGTCGATGTCTTATTAAGCAATCCACACGATGTTTTAATTATG TCTAATCTTTTAGCAGACTCTGAAATCGAGAAGGACTTCAAGAGACACAGAGTTTGTCGCGCCACCGTCCTCCCCAAAGTTGTGAACGACAGAACAAACAGTTTGTTTCTCCAAAAAGATAGCCCCTACACTGCGACCATTAATAGACt ATTGCTGTTGTTAAGGCAGGCAGGCCTGTCAGACTATTTGGACACTACTTACGATACATTCGCGTCTAGATGTTACATTAACGAACGCAAATTGAGAAGCAGCAAACGTGATCGCCGAACGTCCCCATTGACTCTTTACGACCTCCGAGGCATTTTTCGCACGTTTGCGTATCTATTTCTTTGCTGTTTTATTGCGTTTCTATGCGAACTGATCGTTGGCAAATGCTGCCAGTTCCTTTGTCGGAGTGTTTGA
- the LOC116926150 gene encoding probable glutamate receptor, translating to MLESKLIYILAKFLNFTYEIHVPADVLQLGSPDETKGNGSWTGVLGQLLRDEVDMSISFGPWFHSRHLVVDVSVMVVVDEISIMVPYPTQETDARGYLKAYSLWTWILIVGSFWCAILALWAVAHIQQKGERNLWRIMVFVTSVSLGQNDISTYSSASRLVQGSLFLGLLVLSYAFTGILISLITSPKYHFVVRSIEDVIANENIKPLIIHESSTQAEFEESTHPTFQKVFERVKANPKLLVPSSSDLIEVLLSDPHHVLIMSHLLADSEIEKDFRKKRICRATILPKCVNVRTNSLFLQKGSRYTTLINKQLLLLRQAGLSDYLDSSFDTFSSRCDIDERKMKRSKRDRRLSPLTLNDLRGIFGSFAFFFVGSFVVFLCELLTVKCRYCNAF from the exons ATGCTGGAATCGAAATTGATTTACATCCTCGCGAAATTCCTCAACTTCAC GTACGAAATTCACGTTCCCGCGGACGTTCTTCAATTGGGTTCGCCTGACGAAACGAAAGGCAACGGTTCGTGGACGGGAGTGTTGGGTCAACTTCTACGCGAT gAAGTGGACATGTCGATTTCATTCGGTCCGTGGTTTCATTCGAGGCATTTGGTTGTCGACGTGAGCGTGATGGTAGTCGTTGACGAAATCTCAATTATGGTCCCGTATCCAACGCAAGAAACCGACGCAAGAGGCTATCTCAAAGCTTATTCACTTTGG ACTTGGATATTGATTGTGGGATCGTTCTGGTGCGCAATTTTAGCGCTATGGGCTGTGGCGCATATTCAgcaaaaaggagagagaaattTATGGAGAATAATGGTGTTCGTCACCTCCGTTAGCTTGGGACAAA ACGATATCTCGACATACTCATCAGCTTCTCGATTGGTGCAGGGCAGTTTGTTCCTCGGTTTGTTAGTGTTGAGCTACGCGTTCACTGGGATCCTAATTTCATTGATTACAAGTCCAAAGTATCACTTTGTTGTCCGTTCCATTGAAGACGTGATTGCCAATGAAAATATTAAACCACTCATTATTCACGAATCAAGTACGCAAGCCGAGTTTGAG GAATCTACTCACCCAACATTTCAAAAGGTCTTTGAACGCGTAAAAGCTAATCCGAAGCTATTAGTTCCATCGTCCAGTGATTTAATCGAGGTCTTGTTAAGTGATCCGCACCACGTTTTGATTATG TCTCATCTTCTAGCAGACTCTGAAATCGAAAAGGATTTCAGGAAAAAGCGGATTTGCCGTGCTACCATTTTACCCAAGTGCGTCAATGTCAGGACAAACAGCCTGTTCCTCCAAAAGGGTAGCCGTTACACGACGTTGATTAACAAACA GTTGCTATTGTTGAGACAGGCAGGTTTGTCGGATTATTTGGATAGCAGCTTCGATACGTTTTCATCGAGGTGTGACATTGACGAACGCAAAATGAAGAGGAGCAAACGGGATCGTCGGTTGTCTCCACTGACTCTGAACGACTTGCGAGGCATTTTCGGTagttttgcctttttctttgttggcaGTTTTGTTGTGTTTCTATGCGAACTGCTCACTGTCAAATGTCGATATTGCAATGCGTTTTGA
- the LOC116926808 gene encoding uncharacterized protein LOC116926808, whose amino-acid sequence MKLALICLSILLVVSCSQQRLNKRLTWPISYYSPRTFYPWPYSLDDFPLDSLNPSPLVSDEAFQLEEDGAKSDQDWLTLDSVQSRSANRFRPKLANLNQFPPPQQRRFFGAFNPFFGNNNNLFSSFAPQSSTLVTITASVTLTTAVISTCIPNTQFSVGAANIVCARRRRHVAELMDPFDDIEPNSFLQTQVSPTQVLKVEPTAIPLANIERERRQADFQGIVSSKEDVESLANDSKDQAMINQRQNRAFTVTFSTTTTSYFFTSTVVRKTLNLAASTALSCVPVGYLVCLFHSFLFFSDMKFLVLVLAVAVVAGNIFHRPFSTQLKPSWPIVSSPAYQHPFLTNKGSYYHQSQPKDCEENQNYISFYDYFPFYPYPTNIQQGVYSGQPRSPAAKKNDQSQDWQKILKQRSRWNQKFFLLDNEAQTVHALRPFNPLEMFSYHINQIKPSAPLTRPIFARRSTVFFTITETTRKIDVQICIPSTLFTSPSLPTQCPTYNRTIRHFKSYVDLLEGENIRPSSTSPVMPTVLDIQSQKSPVYSIESSKDEDLNEERDLGYYEMEELTRRDRAMFGWPTTRTVTVVATQTSIVTRAVSPMHPPIGSPTGLLICVPPGLVVCV is encoded by the exons GTATCGGACGAAGCATTCCAGTTGGAAGAAGACGGTGCTAAAAGTGATCAAGATTGGCTAACGCTGGATTCTGTTCAATCACGATCAGCTAATCGTTTCCGACCGAAACTTGCCAATTTGAATCAATTCCCTCCGCCTCAGCAGAGGCGTTTCTTCGGCGCTTTCAATCCGTTTTTCGGCAACAACAATaatctcttctcttctttcgcTCCCCAAAGCTCAACACTGGTGACAATCACGGCTTCAGTCACGCTAACAACGGCCGTGATCAGTACGTGCATTCCGAATACGCAATTCTCAGTTGGAGCTGCGAATATTGTCTGCGCCAGAAGGAGACGTCACGTTGCCGAGTTGATGGATCCATTCGACGATATCGAACCCAATTCATTCCTTCAGACTCAAGTCTCTCCCACACAAGTTCTAAA AGTTGAACCGACTGCGATTCCGCTGGCCAACATCGAACGTGAACGCCGTCAAGCAGATTTCCAGGGCATCGTATCATCTAAAGAAGATGTCGAATCTCTTGCTAATGATAGCAAAGACCAGGCTATGATTAATCAGCGCCAAAATCGAGCCTTCACCGTCACTTTCTCAACGACGACCACCAGTTACTTCTTCACTTCGACTGTCGTGAGGAAGACACTGAACTTGGCCGCTTCAACTGCTCTCTCTTGCGTCCCGGTTGGTTATCTCGTGTGC TTGTtccattcatttttatttttttcagacatGAAGTTTCTAGTTCTCGttcttgctgttgctgttgtagCTGGCAACATTTTCCATCGGCCATTTTCCACTCAATTAAAGCCATCCTGGCCAATCGTATCGTCTCCGGCCTACCAGCACCCTTTCTTAACTAACAAAGGTTCTTACTACCATCAAAGCCAACCCAAGGATTgcgaagaaaatcaaaattatatCTCTTTTTACGACTATTTTCCATTCTATCCTTACCCTACCAATATTCAACAAGGAGTTTATTCG GGACAGCCGCGATCACCGGCAGCCAAGAAAAATGATCAATCACAAGATTGGCAAAAGATTTTGAAACAACGTTCGCGTTGGAATCAAAAGTTTTTCTTGCTCGATAACGAAGCTCAAACGGTTCACGCTCTTCGCCCTTTCAATCCGCTCGAAATGTTCAGCTACCAtatcaatcaaatcaaacCATCTGCGCCTCTGACTCGTCCCATCTTTGCTAGACGCAGCACTGTCTTCTTCACAATTACAGAGACCACCAGGAAAATAGATGTACAAATTTGCATTCCGTCCACTTTGTTCACTTCTCCGAGTTTGCCAACTCAATGCCCCACTTATAATCGGACGATACGTCATTTCAAAAGCTACGTCGATTTATTGGAAGGTGAAAACATCCGGCCATCATCCACCAG TCCGGTGATGCCGACCGTTTTGGATATTCAATCACAAAAATCTCCGGTTTATTCAATTGAATCTTCAAAGGATGAGGATCTTAACGAAGAACGAGATTTGGGTTATTATGAGATGGAAGAATTAACAAGAAGAGACAGGGCCATGTTTGGGTGGCCAACTACAAGGACCGTGACGGTTGTGGCAACCCAGACTTCAATCGTAACACGGGCTGTGAGCCCAATGCATCCCCCGATAGGCTCTCCAACAGGTCTGCTCATTTGCGTACCACCCGGCCTCGTCGTTTGCGTATGA
- the LOC116926153 gene encoding glutamate receptor ionotropic, delta-2 produces the protein MKGWRLTLAVMYLLTQIVIVVVECHTVNKHLQIATFYNPLGRIENISTNSKGLMEKELLETLSKKMNFTYDITVSTDVLQFGFSGNESWSGVLGKLARKEADMTISFGPVSYPRFLSFDATVGIFRDHVVIMIPHPESGIDTSGLVSIFSPFTWILIAISLVIVAMALWFVNHFQHDRDDQINGGLLILYILGVTLSQGGCLPQKSAVFRMVLGAWLLALIVLTYAYTGTLISRLTAPKHRFVINSLEDAAANKKIMPFVVKESSVQEEFMLSPTPAFQEIANRWQDHPELLLRDSNGIVDLVAKQKNRIFIGSDMNAGWNIESDRKRGGKCRAILLPDKLVTRNNGLFLQKHSSLTAAFNDENLRLLQAGIARQIEVRHSPSLPACSVSSLSTHSAAPTPLRYDQLNAAFYILAGGCCLSLIVFLLEMLCYYWKRFQSRPIIV, from the exons ATGAAAGGATGGAGGTTGACGCTGGCTGTTATGTACCTGCTAACACAAATTGTGATTGTGGTAGTCGAATGTCACACCGTCAACAAGCATCTCCAAATTGCTACATTTTAC AATCCGCTTGGTCGTATTGAGAACATATCAACCAACAGCAAAGGCTTAATGGAAAAAGAACTGCTGGAAACGTTgtccaaaaaaatgaatttcac GTATGACATTACAGTGTCAACTGATGTCTTACAGTTTGGATTTTCTGGTAATGAAAGTTGGTCTGGTGTCCTCGGCAAACTCGCCAGAAAG GAAGCTGACATGACGATTTCATTCGGACCTGTTAGTTACCCGAGATTTTTGTCTTTCGACGCGACTGTCGGGATTTTTCGAGATCACGTAGTCATCATGATTCCTCATCCTGAATCGGGGATCGACACTAGTGGActtgtttccattttttctccATTC ACGTGGATACTGATTGCAATTTCTTTGGTGATTGTGGCAATGGCGCTTTGGTTCGTGAATCATTTTCAGCACGACAGAGACGATCAAATCAACGGAGGGTTATTGATTCTTTACATCCTTGGTGTCACACTTTCACAAG GAGGATGTTTGCCGCAAAAATCAGCTGTGTTTCGAATGGTCTTGGGTGCCTGGCTCCTAGCACTGATTGTGCTAACGTACGCTTACACTGGAACACTTATATCTAGACTGACAGCACCTAAACATCGATTTGTCATTAATTCTCTTGAAGACGCTGCAGCCAATAAAAAGATTATGCCATTCGTCGTGAAGGAATCCAGCGTTCAAGAAGAGTTTATG TTGTCACCGACCCCTGCTTTCCAGGAAATAGCTAACCGCTGGCAAGATCATCCAGAACTTTTGCTCCGTGATTCGAACGGGATCGTCGATCTTGTAGCGAAACAAAAGAATCGCATCTTTATTGGG AGCGATATGAATGCGGGATGGAACATTGAAAGTGACCGTAAAAGAGGTGGCAAATGTCGCGCAATTTTACTACCCGACAAGCTGGTGACTCGGAACAACGGACTTTTTCTTCAGAAGCACAGTTCGCTAACAGCGGCCTTTAACGACGA AAATTTACGTCTCCTACAAGCCGGAATTGCTCGTCAAATAGAAGTGCGACACTCGCCATCTTTACCAGCGTGTTCAGTCTCTTCGCTATCGACCCACTCAGCTGCTCCGACTCCACTAAGATACGATCAACTCAATGCGGCTTTCTACATTTTGGCTGGTGGATGTTGTCTATCGCTAATCGTATTTCTACTAGAAATGTTATGCTATTATTGGAAGCGATTTCAATCAAGACCCATTATCGTCTAA
- the LOC116926156 gene encoding uncharacterized protein LOC116926156, producing the protein MATIKVSTEALEIAQEKLKVFRARASKQEWKAFEIVDANKDEMVNFESIHRFEARLHAVMETKVRLPCVVCQASDGAVFCSITYTSMLTAKEKLSHSRMKPTFYFVVFPNETILYSTKKMIPEVISNILIQVYGGTQLKQLPLEGKDFRSLRQLHLNKLHKGKLCRRPVQDKHPIDSDIEMSGDSSSDEKEVQIKDEDKPWKKNKNKYYSQHFYPDEDPVITKFTVSSSSKFTGTGAISKLHCDLKVTFRSENLIKFFNDSMDSGILSYPLNPFLENVVKLGRTSVTIKDTEEN; encoded by the exons ATGGCTACAATCAAGGTTTCAACAGAAGCACTAGAGATAGCTCAAGAAAAACTTAAAG TTTTCAGAGCGCGGGCGTCAAAACAGGAATGGAAAGcatttgaaattgttgatGCCAACAAAGATGAGATGGTAAATTTTGAGTCGATTCACAGGTTTGAAGCAAGGCTGCATGCTGTAATGGAAACCAAAGTACGACTACCA TGTGTAGTCTGCCAAGCCAGTGATGGTGCAGTGTTTTGCAGTATTACATACACAAGCATGTTAactgcaaaagaaaaactttctCATTCTAGAATGAAACCCACATTTTACTTTGTGGTTTTTCCAAATGAGACCATTTTATacagcacaaaaaaaatgattccTGAAGTTATCTCCAACATATTGATCCAAGTTTATGGTGGGACCCAGTTAAAACAGCTACCCCTTGAAGGTAAAGACTTCAGGTCATTACGGCAACTGCATTTGAACAAATTGCATAAGGGAAAGCTGTGCAGAAGACCTGTTCAAGATAAACATCCCATCGACTCCGATATCGAAATGAGTGGAGATTCCTCGTCAG ATGAAAAAGAAGTTCAAATTAAAGATGAAGATAAGCCCtggaagaaaaataagaataaatattATAGCCAGCATTTTTATCCTGATGAAGATCCGGTCATAACCAAATTCACCGTTTCG TCGTCATCCAAGTTTACTGGTACAGGTGCGATCTCAAAACTTCATTGTGATCTCAAAGTCACCTTCCGATCGGAAAATCTCATCAAGTTTTTTAATGATTCCATGGACAGTGGAATTCTATCTTACCCACTAAACCCTTTCTTGGAAAACGTCGTTAAGTTAGGCCGCACATCAGTTACGATAAAGGATACTGAAGAAAATTAG
- the LOC116926152 gene encoding LOW QUALITY PROTEIN: RAD50-interacting protein 1 (The sequence of the model RefSeq protein was modified relative to this genomic sequence to represent the inferred CDS: deleted 1 base in 1 codon), which produces MSEENPDLQRKIVKALNEEIGTDLKQLHKLKELYDETKAVQDNLREKLSLVSTEAPTKVQNTLKEVEELSQKLVTLEDQYSNLKIEAKSHLTSVDTFLSNFDSQLQEIERLELEFAYLKCVKTVEELSEKLQHSLQSNQDMEAVELYNKLVQHNCMLEQSQCDNLKKFANDTVIFWFELLKEKLRKEMQETLKLIQWPLISTNQEVLKTMPPPDVMSKFQLYFQCLEKIKIPQNSKLEDASNFGDHVILSRFTSNSLALQELIYPLLKRFLYHFGGNRPTNRRDKPEWYMRQILQWIGDHAEFIETNVQPLYEPHNALTDFSRGLVQLAVEKLVKDTPVILEEDTILAHTIGEVLSFESELRTSFSYPSSQPSALLVLTQPQFFARWITLERAFAVEKMDILLISDTAWTCVSVDDSLEAEDDVRLTECGEGFLQMLLAITDRYKILPQPGHKLQFLDLQLELLDEFRIRLLQLAGQSKFHELFANRSSPNISPFLNTLTAVINVLDDWADLPFFVQLHSYKVQMENVERLAAEAISNDESSLPWLRTQAQTTKEEEGSVFDSIIELLKRMQEDLLRRLVEAVMLEVKAKSQPYRLDKWGSLPSPDEFIQLSLSPTGSAMLQAIAIGLLWLKDSLASTMFVEAWQKLAAQVNEFLLEELILQRQFNDGGAAQLSFDVQQNLIPLFGQYTTKPENYFKELKDACTLLRLPRPITLLLLETLAIAVQDSDNTLVRSNRAIFNGKQALKEQGIKKLSVEDALSVLRRRIL; this is translated from the exons ATGTCTGAGGAGAACCCGGATTTGCAGAGAAAAATTGTCAAGGCCTTGAATGAAGAAATAGGCACAGATCTAAAGCAGCTCCACAAACTCAAAGAACTTTATGATGAAACCAAAGCTGTTCAAGACAACCTGAGAGAAAAG CTATCACTGGTAAGCACAGAAGCCCCAACAAAGGTACAAAATACCCTAAAGGAGGTTGAAGAGCTATCTCAGAAATTGGTGACTCTTGAAGATCaatattcaaatttgaaaattgaagCCAAATCACATTTAACAAGTGTAGACACATTTCTAAGCAATTTTGACAGTCAGTTACAGGAAATTGAAAGGCTTGAATTGGAATTTGCTTACTTAAAATGTGTCAAGACTGTTGAAGAGCTAAG TGAGAAATTACAGCACAGCCTACAGTCTAATCAAGATATGGAAGCTGTTGAGCTCTACAATAAGCTGGTTCAACATAACTGCATGTTAGAACAATCCCAATGTGACAATCTCAAAAAGTTTGCTAATGATACAGTTATTTTCTGGTTCGAATTGCTCAAGGAAAAACTGAGAAA GGAAATGCAAGAAACTCTTAAACTTATACAATGGCCTTTGATTTCCACAAATCAAGAAGTTTTGAAAACAATGCCTCCACCTGATGTGATGAGCAAGTTCCAGTTATATTTTCAATGCCtcgaaaaaattaaaatcccCCAAAACagtaa GTTGGAAGACGCATCAAATTTCGGAGACCATGTGATTTTGTCGAGGTTTACTTCAAATAGCCTAGCCCTCCAGGAATTGATATATCCTCTCCTGAAAAGATTTTTGTATCATTTTGGTGGCAATCGACCCACAAATCGCCGCGACAAGCCCGAGTGGTACATGCGTCAGATTCTCCAGTGGATAGGAGACCACGCCGAATTCATTGAAACAAATGTCCAACCTTTATACGAACCTCACAATGCACTTACAGACTTCTCACGGGGACTCGTCCAACTTGCTGTCGAAAAACTTGTAAAGGACACTCCAGTCATTCTTGAGGAGGATACCATTTTGGCACACACTATTGGTGAGGTGTTAAGCTTCGAAAGTGAACTGCGGACCTCTTTTTCCTATCCATCTTCACAACCATCAGCGTTACTGGTCCTCACTCAGCCACAGTTTTTTGCCCGATGGATTACCTTGGAGAGAGCGT TTGCAGTCGAAAAAATGGACATCCTTTTGATTTCGGATACAGCC TGGACTTGCGTCTCTGTTGATGATAGTTTGGAAGCAGAGGACGATGTTCGATTAACCGAGTGTGGTGAAGGGTTTCTTCAAATGTTGTTGGCCATTACAGACCGTTACAAGATCTTACCCCAACCTGGTCACAAGTTACAGTTCTTGGATTTACAGCTTGAGTTACTGGATGAATTCCGTATCCGGTTATTACAGTTAGCCGGTCAATCTAAATTCCATGAACTGTTCGCCAATCGATCGTCACCCAACATCAGCCCTTTTCTTAATACGCTAACCGCGGTTATCAATGTTTTAGATGACTGGGCAGACTTACCG ttttttgttcAGTTGCATAGCTACAAAGTTCAGATGGAAAACGTTGAACGTTTAGCTGCAGAGGCCATCAGCAACGATGAGTCCTCACTTCCTTGGCTTCGCACACAAGCACAAACCactaaagaagaagaag GCTCCGTGTTTGACAGCATAATTGAGCTTCTGAAAAGAATGCAGGAGGACTTACTTCGACGTTTAGTGGAGGCTGTGATGCTTGAAGTGAAGGCAAAGTCACAACCTTACAGGCTTGATAA GTGGGGATCTCTTCCCAGTCCCGATGAATTCATTCAGCTCAGCCTCTCACCCACAG GATCAGCTATGCTCCAGGCTATAGCCATTGGCTTGTTGTGGCTTAAGGATTCCTTGGCGTCTACAATGTTCGTCGAAGCGTGGCAGAAATTAGCTGCTCAAGTTAACGAA TTTCTGCTGGAAGAGCTAATCTTGCAGAGGCAGTTCAACGACGGAGGGGCTGCCCAGCTGAGCTTTGATGTTCAACAGAATTTGATACCGCTCTTTGGCCAGTATACAACAAAACCGGAGAATTACTTTAAGGA ACTCAAAGATGCATGTACATTATTGCGCCTTCCACGGCCCATCACCCTACTGCTACTAGAAACCCTCGCTATAGCCGTCCAGGATAGCGATAATACTCTCGTCAGATCGAATCGGGCAATATTTAACGGCAAGCAAGCATTAAAAGAACAAGGAATTAAAAAGTTGTCCGTTGAAGATGCTCTAAGTGTTCTTCGTCGAAGAATTTTATGA